The DNA region GTTGGAGCAATTGTTGACGTTGATACTGGGCATCGTGGGGTGGAAGTAGTAGGAGTACTTGTGGAAGATGTTGTCGCCGTGGAAGTGGTTGGAGGAATTGTGGAAGTTGTTACTGGGCATCTTGGGGTAGATGTAGTAGGAACACTTGTGGAAGTTGTTGTCGCAGTGGAAGTGGTTGGAGCAATTGTTGACGTTGATACTGGGCATCGTGGGGTGGATGTAGTAGGAGTACTTGTGGAAGATGTTGTCGCCGTGGAAGTGGTTGGAGGAATTGTGGAAGTTGTTACTGGGCATCTTGGGGTAGATGTAGTAGGAACACTTGTGGAAGTTGTCGTAGTGGAAGTGGTTGAAGCAATTGTTGACGTCGATACTGGGCATCGTGGGGTGGAAGTCGCAGGACTATTTGTGGAAGTTGTTGTCGCAGTGGTAGTGGTTAGAGCACTTGTGGACGTTGTTATTGGGCATCTTGGTGTAGAAGTAGTTGGAACACTTGTCGAAGCTGTGGTCGCAGTGGAAGTGGTTGAAGGAATAGTGGAAGTTGTTACTGGGCATCTTGGGGTAGAAGTAGTGGGAGTACTTGTGGCAGTTGTTGTCGCAGTGGAAGTGGTTGGAGCACTTGTGGGCGTTGTAACTGGGCATCTTGGGGTAGAAGTAGTAGGAGAACTTGTCGAAGATGTTGCCGCAGTGGAAGTGGTTGAAGGAATTGTGGAAGTTGTTACTGGGCATCTTGGGGTAGATGTAGTAGGAACACTTGTGGAAGTTGTTGTCGTAGTGGAAGTGGTTGGAGCAATTGTTGTCGTCGATACTGGGCATCGTGGGGTGGAAGTAGTAGGAGTACTTGTGGAAACTGTAGACGCAGTGGTAGTGGTCGGAGCACTTGTGGACGTTGTTACTGGGCATCTTGGGGTAGAAATAGTTGGAGTACTTGTTGTAGATGTTGTCGCAGTGGAAGTGGTTGAAGGAATTGTTGAAGTTGTTACTGGGCATCTTGGGGTAGATGTAGTAGGAATACTTGTGGAAGTTGTTGTCGCAGTGAAAGTGGTTTGAGCAATTGTTGACGTAGATACTGGGCATCGTGGGGTGGTAGTCGCAGGACTACTTGTGGAAGATGTTGTCGCAGTGGAAGTGGTTGAAGGAATTGTGGAAGTTGTTACTGGGCATCTTGGGGTAGATGTAGTAGGAACACTTGTGGAAGATGTTGTCGTAGTGGAAGTGGTTGGAGCAATTGTTGACGTTGATACTGGGCATCGTGGGGTGGAAGTAGTAGGAGTACTTGTGGAAACTGTAGACGCAGTGGTAGTGGTCGGAGCACTTGTGGACGTTGTTACTGGGCATCTTGGGGTAGAAGTAGTAGACGTACTTTTGGAAGTTATTGTCGCAGTGGAAGTGGTTGGAGCACTTGTGGAAGTTGTTATTGGGCATCGTGGGGTGGAACTAATCGGAGCACTTGTCGAAGTTGTTGTCGCAGTGGAAGTGGTTGGAGCACTTGTGGATGTTGTTACTGGGCATCTTGGGGTAGAAGTAGGAGGAGCACTTGTGGAAGTAGTTGTCGGTATGGTAGAAGTGGTTGTCGACGTTGTTGTGGTTTCTCGCCGACATGTGCAGGGAGGAATTGGGGTAGAAGTAACCTCGGTAGAGGTTCTACTTGGTGTGGTAGTATCAGTACACAATGGGGTTGTAGTCTCGGTGGTAGGCACTGTGGTAGACAATGTGGTAGGCACTGTGGTAGGTACTGTGGTAGGCACTGTTGTAGGCACTGTGGTAGGCACTGTGGTAGGCACTGTGGTAGGCACTGTAGTAGCCAATGTGGATGTGTCAGTAGATGTGTCGGTGGATGTATCGGGACTACTTGCAGTAGTTTGATCGGAACAACCGCTCGTTACTGCAGGGCAAGTGCACGATGCACCCGTGGTCGTTGTAGGCTCATCTGTTGTGTCCGGAGTGGTAGTTGGTTCTGTTGTGGTCCTTTTGCTGGTCCGTCTGGTGGTTGGTCTAGTGGTTGGTCTAGTGGTGGTTCGCCTGCGGGTGGTTCGTTCGGTAGTGGTAGTGGTACGCTTGGTTCTTCTTGGCCTTTCGGTTGTGGTCGGATTTTCTCCACACTCACAGGGCTCCATTGGTTCGGGGTTCCAGATTGTATCACCTCCATCTCCGGGAATTATTTCCTCGACGGGACCATCTCCAAGGTCTCCCCAATCGAAATCTGCTTTAACCTCTACAAACTGTATGAGCAGAATGCCCACTGCAAATAAAAAGCGTTGATTAAACTTACAAAGCGAGTGCGTATACTATTTACCAGTTATGTAGATCAGGgctattttcataatttttctcCCTGCAATACGAGGTGATAGTGTTTCAGAAGGAGCCCTGTGACCGACTTTTATAGGCTTGGATTGTCCCAAAATTTCGTTGACTTAAACCCTTGCATGTGTGCAAATATTTCGCTTGTgaatttaactttttataaATAGGGCAAAAGTTGTGTAAATAATTTAACCTATATGTTTGGGCAAGCTTACTGAAACAGCCGTTTTGGGCACGTTTCTTGTGAATGCATTTATGTTTAATCAACCCACAGTTTACAGCAGTTTTAGACTCTAAATTTGGAGATTGACAATAAAATTGGCAACGAAGTTCATTGTTTCTCTagtatgattttaaaatagttGAGTCTTACAAAAATGATGTCTAggttatatttataaaaaatgaaaaaaaaaaatgggataaacaaaaataaaaataattttaatcaGATGGAATTTGTTAAAATATCATATTTCGGCGGTACGTTTTCACACCTCCTGTATGTTTCaccaattttatttaatgtaATTCCCCTTCTTTGGCAGCCCAAAAAGTATGCTAAGCAaagaatatttaaacaaataaataactacatttttaataagacAAATAAAAATACGACTTCCTTCCAAGAGTGTCATACTTCAATACGTGATTACAAATTTATCAGCTGTCGCTAAGAATAGGAATATACtcgtatataaataaattcaagcACCGAGAGTGTGCAATTGAGTGCATCTAAAAGCGGGGGTGTTGAAAATTTATAGGTCAAGTAAATGCATTTGAATAAGTCATAATGTGGCAAAGTGTGGAAATTCGTGGGAGAGTCAAAAGCAAACTTGTTGATGGGAATCGTAGACCCCGAATGAGGCGAGCAAAACATGGGAATCCACAACAATATTTCGGCGCGTGCGCCATCCTGGAAATCGGCGTCTATAAGCCCTCGTAGAAACGAAGGTCGGGGGGCGTTAAGGGGGCCTTTTCACTTTCAATATTGAAAGCAGCGCAGGTGGCTGAATGGAAACCGAAACCCCGCAACTGCTTCGCATTCGACTCGGATTTATACTCGGTCGCTGAAGATTCCGTTCAGTCGCATTGTGCCTCGCGTGCGGCAAAGATGTCCGCTACTGTACCTCGCTGACGTCCAATATACCACATTACAATCTCTGGGAAAAGCTCCCACGTTCTGCCACCCGATTTCCCGTACTACCTGTTTTTGATTCCCAAGACTATGGGTCTCCGGAATACAATTAGAAATCTGCGACCGGAAAGTCCCGGCATCGAGCTGCAGCACAGGAGTCCCAGGAGCGGTTGCCAGCACAACCAGGTGGCCGCCGTCCAGGTCACCGAACAGTCGCTACAGGTATGGCGCGCACTGCCCGCCGAAATACGCCACGATCCCAGCATGGCCAGTTTTCAAATGGAGAACGAACGCATCCATGGTGAGTTGAAGGGTTTCCCAGAAATCGAAAGTTTTGGTTGGTAATATCGGAAACATAAAATCCTATTCTTCCTCAGTAAATCAATAACCTGTCAAACATCCAAACAAATGTCAGCCCTTTCCCATGGCCATAAGCAAGCTCattaattatttgaatgtCACCCACTTGTAGGTTCCTCCGCAGGAGCCACTGACGACGAGGATGAGGACGAATATGATGAGGTGGACATAAAGAATGTCAATCGAATTCAGGACGAGCCAGGATCTAGTTATGCTGGCTCCGACTTCCTGGATATCAAGACCCGTCCGGGTGATGAGAATGCCACCGATGACGAGGCCACCACCCATTCCGACCATGAACCGACCAATGGACCGGGCAATGCCAAGTCCCAGGCCCGCCGGATCCATCACAAATCCAAGCGCTCCAAGGAGCAGCGACAACGGGACAAATTGTGGAAACGGGGTGGCCTGCTCCTCTTCTGGTTGCTGGCTGCCGTGGTGCTGATCTCGGTGGGTGAGAAGCATCTGCTGGAGAAGACCATCGATGTGCCGCAGGGCGAGCAGGGAAAGTGTGAGTTGTACTATCatcttttaataattataaatatttatatttattatattctttgTTCATTAGATTTTAGGCTGAACCAAAAACCCACGGGTGACTTTCGTTTGAAGATCCATGGGGCTTTTAGGGAGCTCTCCACGCTGGATGCCCCTGAAAATGAGACTTTGAGCTTTGGATTTCTGACTGTGCAGCCGCAGGTGTTTACTTACATTGGCGAGAATCGCAGCAAGGTGTTCCAGGTGGTTATTACCCAATCTTAGTGGactaaacaaaatttaaaaattattattattttaggaTGTTCTTCCAGCTTGGCGTCTGCCTCTGCTCTCCGAAGAGGAGTTAGTTCGTTCTCCGGCCTCGGCCAGTAATCGCACCTACCAGATGACCCAGGAACTCAATGATATCCTGGACGAGAAGGACAGCGAGTTCCGTTTACATATCCACAGCGATGTGGATACGGATTTGGCGATTATTCTCAACTACAATCCCTTGATAGTAAATGCCAGGACGGGCAGTATCCTAGCTGGTCTGATCCTGCTGATTTTCTATGCCCTGCTGGTTTGGGAACTGTTTGAGAGAACCTTTGTGGCCATGGTCTGTTCGATTCTTTCGGTGACCGCTCTAGCCTGTTTTAATGGTGGGTTATTACATCACctctaaatatttattaatctTTACTGTGCCAGATCGCCCTAATATGGATGAGATTATCCAATGGATGGACATGGAGCTACTGACTCTACTCTTTTGCATGATGCTGCTTATTTTAATACTGACGGAAACTGGCGTTTTCGACTACTTAGCTGTATTTTGCTTTGAGATTTCGGGTGGCAAGATTTGGCCCATGATATATAGTCTGTGTTTGGTCACCTGTTTGGTCTCCAGTGTGCTGGACAATATGACAACTGTCCTACTTCTAACCCCAGTGGCCATCCGTTTGTGCGAGGTGATGCAGTTGGATCCCTTGCCCGCGGTAATGGGCATTATAGTTCATGCCAATATAGGAGGAGCCCTAACGCCCATTGGAGATCCTATCAGTATTATAGTCAGCACTAATCACTTCATTGTGGATAATGTAGGTGTGATATAGGATTTCTGAAAGAGTTCATACGAATTTTTTTCCCTTTCTAGGATGTAACCTTCCCCACCTTTGTTGCCCACACTTTCCCCGGTGTCGTGCTTGCTGTTATCCAAAGTTGTGTATATCTACGCCTTTTCTATCATAATATTGATGCACTGCGTCTTAATGAGCCCAAGGAGATGAGTGAACTTAGAAGGGAGATGAAGGTGTGGCAGAGGGCCTTAAATGCAGTGGGCTCCTGTTCCAAGGATGCCCAGTTGGTAAGGGGAACGCTTCAGGGTAAAGTCAAGCAGCTCAAGAGGACTCTAAGAAGATTGCAAAAGGGTGTGGGATCCTCGGAGGTCTATACGAACACATTGGATGAACTCAAA from Drosophila subpulchrella strain 33 F10 #4 breed RU33 chromosome 2L, RU_Dsub_v1.1 Primary Assembly, whole genome shotgun sequence includes:
- the LOC119548138 gene encoding P protein, with the protein product MGLRNTIRNLRPESPGIELQHRSPRSGCQHNQVAAVQVTEQSLQVWRALPAEIRHDPSMASFQMENERIHGSSAGATDDEDEDEYDEVDIKNVNRIQDEPGSSYAGSDFLDIKTRPGDENATDDEATTHSDHEPTNGPGNAKSQARRIHHKSKRSKEQRQRDKLWKRGGLLLFWLLAAVVLISVGEKHLLEKTIDVPQGEQGKYFRLNQKPTGDFRLKIHGAFRELSTLDAPENETLSFGFLTVQPQVFTYIGENRSKVFQDVLPAWRLPLLSEEELVRSPASASNRTYQMTQELNDILDEKDSEFRLHIHSDVDTDLAIILNYNPLIVNARTGSILAGLILLIFYALLVWELFERTFVAMVCSILSVTALACFNDRPNMDEIIQWMDMELLTLLFCMMLLILILTETGVFDYLAVFCFEISGGKIWPMIYSLCLVTCLVSSVLDNMTTVLLLTPVAIRLCEVMQLDPLPAVMGIIVHANIGGALTPIGDPISIIVSTNHFIVDNDVTFPTFVAHTFPGVVLAVIQSCVYLRLFYHNIDALRLNEPKEMSELRREMKVWQRALNAVGSCSKDAQLVRGTLQGKVKQLKRTLRRLQKGVGSSEVYTNTLDELKQKYPIKNKTLLLQSAGALIFVIICFFIQSVPHWRTLPLGWVALLGMILLLIILNRDDMEHLMHRIEWTTLLFFAAMFVMMECVERLGIFSCIGELTEHVILSVGKNHRLAMAIFMILWMSALASSILDSIPVAAMMVKLVTSLVAKPSLGLPLQPLVWALTLGASMGGNGTLYGASANVIAAGIAEQHGYKLSFTRYLRTVFPMMLGQITLMTVYLLVAHVIFEWH